In Nitrosarchaeum sp., the sequence AAGACCCTCTAGATTTTGCTTTATGGAAATTTTCTGATGAAAATCCACTTTGGGATAGTCCATGGGGAAAAGGTAGACCGGGGTGGCACATTGAATGTTCTGCAATGAGCATAAAGTATCTCGGAGAAAATTTTGACATACATGGAGGCGGAAGAGATCTGATATTTCCACATCATGAAAATGAAATTGCACAATCAGAATCATACACGACAAAACAATTTGCAAAAATTTGGATGCATGTAGGAATGGTCACTATTAACGGAGAAAAAATGTCAAAATCACTTGGCAACATAAAATCAATAAAACATGTATTAGATAATTGGGGGTCTAACATAATTAGATTATTTTGCTTGTCAGGACATTATTCAAAACCAATAGACTATTCTGAGGAATTATTAAAAGAGAACCTGATAAAATGGCGCCAAGTAGAATCTTGCTATTATGAATTAATTCACGCAAGTAATTCATCAGATTCAGGTGAAATTAAATTATTAATTAATAACATAGGTAAAGAGTTTGATAATTCCCTAGAGTCGGACATCAATACACATCTTGCTCTTTCAGCGTTTTTTAAACTTGTGAAAGAGGTAAACCATATGGCCGCAGAAGAAAAATTGAATTCATCAGATGCAAAAAGAATCATCCAGGAATTTGAAAGAATGCTTGATATTTTAGGACTTGTAATTCCAAAAATTACACCAGACGAAAAAAAAGAAATTGACAATATGATCACATCAAGAGAACAATTAAGAAAAGAAAAAAAATTTCAAGAAGCAGATAATATTAGAGATAAACTCAATGAAATGAATATCGAATTAATTGATCATAAAGGAAAAACAATTTGGATTAGAAAAGAAAAGATCACTGCAGAAACATAATTTATCTGCAGAAAACACATATCTAGTAAAAATTAGTCTAGTCTAATTAGTCCCGTCTAATTTTAACATTGTTTAATAATTAATAAAAATAAACTAAATTATGAATGCATGGACTAAATTTTGGAATTGGTATGAAAATAAAATTTTAGGTAGTGTAATCATAATTGCAATAATACAGTTTATTCAAATTCCACATATGATTTGGAATGCAGATTTGATGTTAGAAGCAGGATATGTTTCAAGAGTTCATCCATTAATTGATTGGTTACTATATGGAGTTGATTTAATCGAAATAATTTCAATCGTAAATGTAGGAATGATTATGTTCAGTTTGATTAAAAAAAGAAGAGCAACCAAAACCATAAAGACCATTAAAAAAGAGTGAATTAACTCGGTACAAATAGAGGAAGAAGTACAGTGAACTATGTCATTATTTTGTGAAAAATGTAATAATCGAAGATTACCACAATGGGATAAAGTGGAAAATAAAACAAAATGGCTTTGTGAAACTTGTTGCAATTATGCTGATGATAAAAACAACATAATAGATCAATATCAAAAATAGTTAAAATTTAATCAATCATTTTTTTGATGCACTAACCAAAGAGACCACATCCCTATCTCGGAGTTGATAGTCCACAGGCAGTCGTAAGTTGTATCTCAAGTCTTTTCCATATAGGAGTCCTTTTGTCAGATCTGTGTGAATTTCTTTTGCTAGATCAGCAATTGTTGCACCAGCCTTGAGCAATATCAAGTCAGGTAAAACACGCCCTTTTTTATCAGCTAAAAGTTTCTCATCAGCCACGGGATAAATAGAATTCATCTTCAGTAGTTTGAATACGGCAACATTAATTGCAAATTGAACGCCAGTTCGCATATACTCACCCATTATCCCTTTTTTAATAAAATCCAAAGCATTTACCTGTTTTTCATTAAGATCTTCTGATTTTATTATTTCAAATTGTTCAGAACCGGGAGAATATTTGATCAATCCCTTTTGTTCAGCTCTTCTTAAACTAAATTCACTATCTCCGCTAACAGGAATTACAATAGAATCATTGAATCGTTCTCGCAATCTAGCAAAATTTTTGTCTGCACCTTCCACATCAATTTTATTTGCAACAATGAGTGTAGGTTTTGAAATTTTTCTAATATATGACGCAAGTTTTTTTGTATCAACCATATCAAAATTATCAAATTCCTTATCACTCAATCCAAGTGTCAATAATGAATCTTTTACATGAATAGGATTAACACCAATTCCACGATAAAGATCAGTGATTGCATCTACAATACTTGAACCTGTTCGAATTGACTTTGATACTTTATCTCGATTTCCTTCTAAAATTTTATGATACCATAAAATTAATTCCTCTTCGATATCTGCAAAATCAGATATCGGATCACCACTACCAACTTCTGTGATTTTTCCAGATGAGTCTATACCGCCAGATGCATCAACAACATGAAGTAATGCATCTGATTGAGCGGCAATTGAAAGAAATTGATTCCCTAATCCTTTTCCTTTCCATGCATCTTTGATAAGACCAGGCAAATCAATTAATTCGACTGGGATGTATCTCCATCCTTCAACACATTTTGAATTATTTGGATTATCTTGTATTTTAAACTCTGGATGAACACATAAAGTAATTGCATGTGCAACACCAGAAACAGGTTTTTTTGTTGTAAATGGATAAGACGATATTTCTTCAGACGACAAAGTGGCAGCATTGTAAAAAGTTGTTTTGCCAGTGTTTGTTTTACCTATTAGTCCAAGTTTAATTGGCATGGTTTATTTGCAATCTAAGAATATTTATCTCTGCCTAGATATCATTGATTTTTTTGGTTATCTTTTCTAGGGATTGTTTTAATTCCTTTATTGACCATTCGATGTCACTAGTATCTTTTTTGGATAATTCACTGTTCCATTTTTCTAAAACAATATTTGTTATTTCTGAACAGTTGTAAAGTAGATTCCAATAAGGATGATGCTCTGCGGTTGCATATGCAAGTTCTGTTACATCGAGTAACCCATTTTTTGCACGTGCCAAGGCTGTAATATTTTCACCAAAAATTTTTACAATATTCACATCTAGATCTTTTTGTACTTTTAACGGAGTGTTATTTTTTTCATGTTTATTTATTAATTCATGTAATTCATTGTAAAAAGTATCAAAAGTCATAATTAAGACAATCTCTGATGTTCTGCTAACATACACCTATTAAATACAATTTTTATGCCATTATCTCTAGCCAATTTTTCTGCTTCAACATTATGAATTCCTTCTTGAAGCCAAATCACCTTAGGTTTTTTCTTTATAGCTTCTTTGACTACTGGAAGTACTTGATCAGATGGTCTAAACACATCAATGATATCAACATCATCAACAACTTCAGAAATTGTACTAAAACATTTTTTACCTAAAATCTCATCAGCCGTAGGGTTTATTGGAATTATATTAAATCCATTTTCAGACAGATATTTTGGAACATAATGTGCAGCCTTATGTTCATTTTTAGATATACCAATTACTGCAACACGCTTCAATGAAAGAATATCTCTTATTTCATCATCGGTGTAAGAATCACACTCCATGAAAAAAGTAAAGCAGTGTAGGATATAATTTTTAAAGGAAATAGCATGGTATTTTAACAACTGAGAAAATTAAACGACATGGAATCTATGCCAGAAGAGCCAAAAGATGTAGTGGTATTAGGAGCAATTGCAAGAGGAATAAAAAAATTCGACAAAATACAGAAAGCCGCTCAGATTGACGGTGAGGAATTAAACGAAATTCTTGAGAAATTAGAAAAAAGAGAATTGATACAGGTAGAAGAAAAAAAAGGATTATTTGGAAAAAAAATTGAGCTTAAAATTACAGATAAAGGAACAAAAGAACTAGAAGAAAGAATTCACGAATTACAAGATAAATGGAATCAAATGTCTTTATTGTATAAAAGCGGGGATAAAGAAAAACTAAAGCAATACATGGACGATAACAAATCATTTCTTCCTACTATGATGTTTTTTGGAATAATGGACATTATGATGTTTTCAATGATGTTTAGTATGATGGGTATGATGATGACAGATTACGTACCAGCAGAAAGCATTCCAAATGACATGGGCGGAGAAGCTGCATCAGATGGAGGAATGGATTCAGATGGTGGCGGATTTGACTTTGATGTCGGATTCTAAGTTGATGTTTTATACCACAAACAAAAAATAAAATCAAATGACATATAGTTCGTATGATAATCAAGGAGTAGTCAAAGTATTATCATTTCTAAAATCTCACAATACAGAATATCTTTCAGGGCAAGATTTGAGTGACGTATTACGAATAAGTAGAGTTGCTGTTTGGAAACATATTAAAAAAATCAGAGCGTTGGGATATAAAATCGAGTCAAAACAAAAACTAGGATATAGATTAGAATCAAGTACTGATAAATTACTTCCATGGGAGATAACATCAGGATTAAAGACCAAAACGTTTGGAAAACATATGTATTATTTTGATTCGGTTGATTCAACCCAAAACCATGCAATGAAAATAGCATCAGAAGCAATTCATGGTACAATGATCATTGCAGAGAAACAAACTAATGGAAAGGGAAGGATAGGAAGAAAGTGGATTTCGCCTAAAGGAGGAATATGGCTTTCCATAATTCTGCATCCAAAATTCGACATGTCGTTAATCACATTATTTCCAATAGCATCAGCACTTGCATTATCAAACGCAATTGAGAAAACATTAAACATAAAATCTGAATTAAAATGGCCAAACGACATTACAATTAATGGTAAAAAAGTTGCAGGAATGTTAGTTGATGCATCTATAGAATCAAACAAAATTGAAAATATGATTCTTGGAGTAGGAATAAATTATAATGTTGAAGTTAAACAAATTGAAAAAATACTAAAAGATACTCCGAATTTTTACGGAGTTGCATCATTAAGTGAATACAACAATACAATAAAACCAGTTTTACTGGTTCAATCGTTTTTATTAGAATTAGAAGAAATTTTTAATCAATTAAACAAAGGAGATGTTAAAAAAATAATTAGAGATTGGACAAAGAAATCATCTACCATAGGTCAAAATATAGAGCTAATTACAGAAGATGAGAAAATCAAAGGCAAAGCACTCAAAATAGATAATGATGGAGCATTAGTCATATCATCTAATAAAAAAAATAAAAGAATCACATCAGGAGATATAATTCATATTATAAAATAAGACACTAAATTATTTTTTAATGATTTTTTTATGTATAGTTTTTTTCTTGTTTTTTGAAACATTAGGTTTCTGGTCATGGATTAACTTTGACTGTTCTTTAAGTAGATTTTTTAGATCATTTTGAATATCAAAAATAGTGTCAACCAGGTCCTCTAATGCTTTAGAATATTGACTGTATGCAGACAGTAATTCTAACTGTTTTTTAGTAACTTTTGAAAAATACTCATTTGAGCGTAAAAGATTAGTAGATGTAATTAGTTCAGGCATATCAGGTATTGGCCCTCCGAGTTTATCTAATTCTGATTGAATATCTTGAATTTTCTTACGTAGTTCATAAATAATTTCACCTGTGCCTAATTTACTCAATCTAAGATTTTGTAATTGTTAGAAGATTAAAGATTTACTGAAAATAAATAAAATGTGTAGCAAAAATGACAAAAATATATCAAAATACAAATCATCTCAAAATAGAAATAAATTATAACCAAAGTACATCAGAGACATTGTCAATACGCATACTATGTGGAATGTTATTATTTATCAGTTTTTCAGTTCCATCATTTGCTCAAACTACATTTGATGCACAATCAATGTTCAAACAAGCTAATGAACACTTTTCAAAAGGAGAATATAACCAAGCAATTGTAATTTATGATGAAATTTTAGAAGAGATTCCAAATAACATATCCACAATGAAGATGAAGGCCATTGCACTAAGCAATTCAGGATATCATGACAGATCACTTAAAGAATTCTTCAAGATTCTTCAGGAAAAACCAAATGATGTAACTTCACTCATTGGCATGGGTGTTGGTTTTGGAAATTTAGGGGAATATCAAGAATCAAAATATTATTTTAAAAAAGCATTAAATGAAAAACCGGACAGCATTGTAATTAATAATTATAAAGAATTCACAGACCAGGTAATTGCAAAATACCCATACATACCAACAGAAAAGCCTATGGATCTTCGAAAAGAAGGAACAGTTCAAATTCCAGAATGGGTCAAATTAATTGCAAAATGGTGGTCAGAAAAGCAAATTGAAGATTCAGAATTCACATCAGCATTATTATTTATGATTGAAAACAAAATAATACAAATTCCAATCATTGAAACAAAATCAGTAACAGAGAATAAAATACCAGACTGGATAAGAAACAACGCTTCATGGTGGGCTCAAAATATAATAAATGATCATGATTTTGTTTCAGGAATTCAATACATGATAGAAAAAGGCATCTTAGTTGTAGACATTAAAAAATCACAAGAAGAAATTCAAAAAGATAAAGAATACAAATATAGTTTGTTTGAAAAATATATTCGTAATATTTCAAAAAATATTTCAGATGAAAAAAGATACATTGAATATCCAAATCCAAGCGGAGATGTAATAAAAAAATTCCTCAGAGATTATACAAAATGGAATTTTGAAGAAGAAGCAAAGACCGCTGCCAGTAATTTTCCAGATCCAACATATGAGATAGTCGACGGAACATATATTGTAAATTACAAAGTCTTCATTAATGAACAACCATCAGGATTACCATTAAATCATGTAAGTACATTAAAAAATTCTTTCGGATTTTGGGAAAAACAGGAATTAAGTTCTGAAGGAAATAAAGTTAAAATAATTTTTGAAATTACTACTCAGAAACATGAAGCAAATGTTTGGGTTACATGGGTAGTACGCAATATTGGAGAAGGAGTATTAGGCCATGCACATCTAGGAAAAGGAGTTGTAGAAGTAACATTAGGCGATTATAATTGTGATGGAAGATTTCAACTGTATGATGTTAAAACAGTTGAAACTATTATGACACATGAGTTGGGTCATTCGATAGGATTGACACATGTTTCTGATCCAAACAATATCATGTATCCATCATTAAAACCAAATTATGCATATTGTCTATTAGGATGATTTTAGAATTAAAGCTAAATGTTTCTAAATCCTTAAGTTGATAATTTACACAGAAAATTTGTGAGTTTTAGAGCAAGTATTTTTTCAAAAAAAGAATTATTAATTATAATTGGATCTTCAGTTATTATTTCAGTGATATTGTATACCACTTATGTTACAAGTAAATAATTAGATCTAAACTCATTTGTAGCCTCAAATAAATAAAATTTTGAATTAGATTATCAGATTGAGATAGTTATCAATCACATCATTTAATAAAATAAATAAAAGGTAGAACAAAAACAAAATACTAAAACATTTAACAAAATCAGAATATTCGATCAAAATTCAAATATATTAAAAATAGTTTTCAAAATTTATTATGCAAACATTGTTAAAATATTACATTTTATTTATTCTAGTTTCATAGAATTAGAATAAGAATTAGCTTAGCCTACATACAATTAACCTGTTGAAGCAATGTAAAACGATAATAAGGTAAATGAGATATTGTAATTATTATGCTTAAGAGTACAACGGTGTCTGGGCCTAAATGTCCTTCGTGTGGAGATAGAAAAATGGTTACTGATGAAACCACGGGAGAATTATTTTGTGGCAGATGTGGTTTTGTAGTTACGGATAAAATTTCAGATACTGGTGCAGAGTGGCGTTCATTTACAAATGACGACACAAATAGAGCTAGAACCGGAGCTGGAACATCATTGACAATGCATGACATGGGATTATCAACAGTTATCGGAGCTGCAAACAAAGATTCTACCGGAAAACCTTTAACATCATCGATGAAAAGTTCAATCGAAAGATTACGAACTTGGGACAGTAGATCACAAGCTCATTCTTCTGCAGATAGAAATCTAAGACAGGCATTAAATGAGATGGGAAAATTAAAAGACAAACTTGCATTAACTGACGCAGTAGTTGAAAAAGCTGCATACATTTACCGAAAGGCCATGGAAAAAAAATTGGTAAGAGGCCGTTCAATTCAAGGATTAGTTGCAGCTTGTCTTTATGCAGCATGTAGAAATACAGAGACCCCTAGAACATTAGACGACGTTGCAAATGGCATCAACATTAGAAGAAAGGATGTTGCAAGATGCTATAGGTTAATTTTTAGAGAATTGGAGCTAAAAATGCCAGTGGTTGATCCAGTTAAAGGAGTATCAAGAATTGCAAGTATTGCAGAATTAAGTGAAAAAAGTAAACGAAAAGCAGTAGAAATTTTAGAACAAGCAAAAAAAATAGGCATGGTGGCGGGAAAAGACCCAATGGGAATAGCTGCTGCTGCACTGTATTTAGCATGTATTAGCACAGGGGAGGTAAAATCTCAAAAAGATATTTCAATTGCATCAGGAGTTACTGAAGTAACAATCAGAAATAGATGCGCAGGTTTAAGAAAAATGCTTCAAAACTAGTGGAAAATATGCTGAACAGTGAAAATACATGGTCAGATTGGCTTGACTTTAATGAAGATACAATTTCAAAAATACCTCAATCAGCAGGAGTGTATATGATGCATGCATCAATGAAAATTTTATTCATTGGAGGTGCTGAAAATATTAAAAAAAGTATACAGGAAAAAGAAAAAGAGCCATGCATGTCAAAAGCCACCAGAGTAAGATACATGCAAACTAGTTCTTATGAACAAGTTTCAGAAGATTTAATCAAAGATTATCAAGATAGACATGAAGGAAAGATTCCACTATGTATGGGTTAACCCCAAACAATTCCAAAATATTTTCCGAATTTCAAAAACTATAATGCATGATTTTTGAATCTTTCATATTCAAGTGCATCCCAAGGAAACACAATGTATTCAGTCCCTTTTGTTTTTTGAGCATATACTAATTGTTTAGGATATTTTTTGCCGGTTCTAGCAAATAAAGTAGCATATACAAAATCAGAAGGATTGGTTACTTTTTGAATTATTTTCTTAAATGTTTTTCCAGAATCGTAAATATCATCAACAAAAAGAGAGTCCGAAGAAATTTTATTTTTATCCACAAGTATTGTATCAATTCCCAAGTGATCAGCTAATAACCTTGCAGGAATTAAACCACCACGACTAACTGTAGAAATACTTGAAAAAAAATGTGAAGATTCTAAAATTTTTTTAGAAAGCAATTCTGTCAATCGCTCAATATCAGTCCAAGTAACATTTTGTGAAAGAGTATTCATGTATGTTTGGTGCTTGTACCTAGATTAAGTTGTTATGATAAAATGATTTAAAAAGTACCCATTACCGGTTTTTTTAGAGGCTCAATAATCTCAAGGATATTAAATGCGTATTTACTGAAATTTGCTTCCTTTTCAGAAGATACTAACAAAACATCATCGTTTGCTAATGGAAAACTCATCACAATTACCTTATCTCGATAAGACATTGAAAAATGAACTTCACCAAATTCTTTATCAAACTCATGCCTCATGCGAACTCTAAGTGCAAGTTCCATGAACATCATTTCATCTTGTTTTTGAGATTCTAATGAGTGCATTCCCTTTTTCATTCCCCCTGTAACAAGATGACCTCGACTATTGATTATTCTAGCAGACCTAAGAAGGGGGTCCAATTGAATAATTTTTTGACATGTTTGTTCTAGTTCTTCAACACTAGCCACTTGTCTAATTAAACAAGCGATCTATTTATTGAGAGCTATCACAATAATAATCCGTGGAATCAGAATCTCAAAAAGACGTTACAGATTATTATAAACACCTATCCTTATTCTGGACAGATATTCTTCATTTAATGTCCAGTAAGCCTCAAGCCTTGACTTCATTAGGTCCAATGAGAGCTTTTGCTTCAAATTCAAAGAAAATATCAACTGAGCTAATACAGATTAATGAAAACTTGATGGAATTTAACAAATATGTCACAGAATACTATAAGCAATTAGCAGAAACATGGAATGAGGCACAAAAGAAAGTAAATCTAAAAGCTCCGGATGTACCACATGACATTGAGCAAATTGAATCATTTAAAAGAATATGGATAGATATTTTTGATAATGATTTTACAGAATTATTTGATTCTGAAAAATTTGGAGTAAATTATGGAAAATTAGTTTCAAAAGAGCTTGAACTGACAAAAAATTGGCACAACATTTCAAATGTGATATTACAGGCTGCAAATCTTCCAAGCAAAGAGGAGATTGATGAGGTATACAAAGAAATACATGCGCTGAAAAAAAGAGTTACAAAGCTAGAGATTGAATTAAAAAAGAAAAAACCAAGTAACGTGGAGATAACAAAAAATGAAAAGTGAGTCAAAATTTGATCCTAAAATCATCGAAGAGATGATAAAATTTAGTAAGCATGTTATAGATGCACCCAAGTTAGTTTCAGCTCCTGATGAAATCAGTCTAGAAATTACACCTCATGATGTAGTTCAAGAAATTGATAAAACAAGACTATTACATTACAAACCACTAACAGATAAACAACATAAAACACCGTTACTAATTTCATATGCGTTAATTAACAGATATCATATTTTAGATATACAACCAGAAAAAAGCTGGGTTAGAAATTTGCTAATGCAGGGATTTGATGTGTATATGCTAGATTGGGGATCTCCAACTAGTATGGACAAATATTTGGATTTTGATGATTATGTTAATGGATATTTAGATAGTAGTGTAGAGTTAATCAAAGACGAATCATCAGTAGAAAAAATATCCCTACAGGGATATTGTACAGGAGCTACAATTGCAACTGCATATACAGCATTACATCCAGAAAGTGTGAAAAACTATATCGCGACAGCACCAGTCATTGATGGATGGAGAGATACCACAGTAATTAGTAATCTTGCAAAGCATATGGACGTAGACAAAATGGTAGAAACTATAGGAAATATGCCTCCTGAATTCATGTATTACTGTTTTTCCGTTCTAAAACCGTTTGAACAGGGAATTGAAAAATATGTCAATTTTTTCAAAAATATAGAGAATAAAAAATTTGTTGATAATTTTCTAAGAGTAGAAAAATGGCTTGGGGACACACCGCCTATTCCAGGTGCTCTTTTCAGACAATGGATTAAGGATATTTATCAAGATAATCTACTAATTCAAAACAAGATGTTTGTTGGTGGAAGTCACATAGATTTGAAGAAGATAAACATGCCAATATTTACACAAGTTGCAGTAGGGGATCACCTAGTATCACCTGAGTGTAGTATGCCACTCCATTATGCGGTAGGAAGTGAGGATAAAACATTGAAAATATACCCAACTGGGCATGTAGGAATGATTGCTAGTTCATTATCTCAAAATAAGGTATTACCAGAGCTAGGAAATTGGCTTGCTGAAAGATCATAAAATAAAAAATAAAAAAATAAAATTTACCACTAGTTGTTCTTTGTGGTGAATGCAGATATCCAGGATTGAAGAATGTTTCTATTCAAGTCAGCAAAGGATTTTGCATTATCGTTGAATGTTTTGATGTTTTGTTGGGTTGAATCAATTGTTGCTAGTGTTATCTGATTGTGTATTGATGCTACTTTAACAATTTCTTCAGCAGTATCATTCATTACTTTTAGTGTTGCTTGTGGAATGTTTGTTGCAACACCAAATTTCTTTGCATACTCTTTTTGTAATGTGATTGTAGAATCAACAACATTTTCATATGCTTGTAAATATTCTTGCTGAACATTTGTAATTGATTGATGATACTGTGGTACTGATTGTCTAATACCGGTAAATATTTTGTCTATGTTTTCCTGATATACAGAAAATATATCTTTAGATCCTGGTGTTTGTTCGTTTTTACTCATTGTTTCACCTCCTTATTTTTTGATTTTTTGGCTATTGGAAGGACTATGACTTGTACCAAGTCGCCCTCACCTAATCCAAGTGCATTACGTTCTGCCTCTGGAATTGAAATTCTTCCATTACTACTTACAGTTGTTTTGTATGCTCCCCAATTCATAAAAGATGGAAGCATTTGACCGATTTGAAACATAGTCTCCATACTTTTGTTTTGCATAGAGGACATATTTTTCATCATATCAGATTGAACTTGTCTCGTATTATCAGAAACTTCTCTAAGAGTTTCTAAAGGATTGAATGTTTGTGTATTTTGATTTGTCATCAACATGCCAAAATGCTTCATAAATTCAGCTTGTGCACGACCATTTTTTTGAATCCAATCTTTGAACATTTCAGAAGGATTGAATTGGTTATAATTACCACTCATTGGTAAATATTGGAACTAGAAGGTATATAAACTAATCTAAGAAAGAAACTCCAGAACAGATGAGGAAAAAGTTTCAGGATCTTGAACATATGGAGTATGGCCGCAGTTATCCATTCTAAAAAACCTACAATCTTTGATATTTGAGAGAAAATTATCAGCATATTGAATCGGGATCACTGGATCTTTTGACCCCCAGATAATAAGAGTAGGACATGAAATGGAATTTAATTTAGTGGTTATAACTTCAGAATTTTTCAATCCTAAAACAGTAGACATGAAAGCTAGTTTTGCATTTGGTAGTTTCATTCTTTCAATAAAACCTTGAATAATTTGGGTGTCGGCTTCATGACCAGATGATTCCATTAACTCAAATACATTTTTTGCACTTTCATCGTTTGGGTATAATGCGGCCATTATGTAAGCATCTAATGCGGGGGTAGATTGTTTCATTGAACCAGCAGGAGATACAAGAATTAATTTTTCAACTTCATTTGGATGTATAGATGCATAATTAGCTGCAATTTGGCCACCTAATGAAGAGCCAATTATAATTGGACGTGTAATTTTCAAAGCGATAAAAAATTTTTCAAGAAAAGAGGAAAAAAAATCAGGGGTATAATCTGCAACAGGTTTATCACTATAACCATAGCCGATCAGATCAGGAACAATCACACGATATTGTTTTGCAAAAATTGGAATTACTTTATTCCATCGTTCAGCTGACGCACCTAATCCATGGATCAATACCAAAACATGTTTAGAATCTCCAGATTCTAGATACCTAATTTTGTTACCATCAACCTGTATGAAATTTTCTTTCATGGTTTTAGCTTCAATTATTTAGCTAGATAAGTTTAGTTACTATTAACGATCAATTGTTTTTGGTATTTTACTAAATTATCACCTCAGAAAACATAGATTAGGTTTTTTAAGATCCAAGTAGAAAACATACTATGATAGATGAAAAAATCAAGAAAATTCTTGTTCCATTAGACGGTTCAAAAAATTCTATACGAGCACTTGAAATGGCAATATCCATAGCAAAACAGTTTGAGGCTACAATTATAGGAGCATATTCAATGAATGTTCAATCACGTTCTGAGTTTCGAACAACACCCACAGTTAGTAAGGAGTGGAAAAACGAGGCAAAAAAAATTCTAGATAATGCTAAAAAAATAGCATTACAAAATAATGTAGATTTTAAAGAAAAAATGATGACAGGAAACATAGGATACAATCTCATAAAATTGGCGCATGATAAAAAAGAAAATTTCAGTCTAGTCGTAATGGGATCCAGAGGAAGAAGTGCAGTAAAAGAATTATTCTTAGGAAGTGTTTCAAACTATGTCATCCATACATCAAAAATTCCAGTACTTATTGTGAAATAAGTTTAGGATAAACCGTGCTTTTGAAAATATTTTTGATGATAGTCTTCAGCTTTATAAAATTCTGGAGCTGGAACAATTTCAGTTACAATAGGTTTATGAAATTTTCCTGATTTTTCAAGTTCTTTTTTTGATTTTTGTGCAATTTGTGCTTGTTCTTCATTATGAAAAAATATTGCAGAACGATATTGATGTCCAATATCAGGTCCTTGTCGATTAAGTGTTGTCGGATCATGATTACTCCAAAAAACTTTTAGTAGTTCATCATAAGTGATTTCATTTGGATCATATTCCACTTGAACTGCTTCAGCATGTCCAGTTCTATCGGTACATACCTCTTCATAAGTAGGGT encodes:
- a CDS encoding TFIIB-type zinc ribbon-containing protein — translated: MLKSTTVSGPKCPSCGDRKMVTDETTGELFCGRCGFVVTDKISDTGAEWRSFTNDDTNRARTGAGTSLTMHDMGLSTVIGAANKDSTGKPLTSSMKSSIERLRTWDSRSQAHSSADRNLRQALNEMGKLKDKLALTDAVVEKAAYIYRKAMEKKLVRGRSIQGLVAACLYAACRNTETPRTLDDVANGINIRRKDVARCYRLIFRELELKMPVVDPVKGVSRIASIAELSEKSKRKAVEILEQAKKIGMVAGKDPMGIAAAALYLACISTGEVKSQKDISIASGVTEVTIRNRCAGLRKMLQN
- a CDS encoding phosphoribosyltransferase — encoded protein: MNTLSQNVTWTDIERLTELLSKKILESSHFFSSISTVSRGGLIPARLLADHLGIDTILVDKNKISSDSLFVDDIYDSGKTFKKIIQKVTNPSDFVYATLFARTGKKYPKQLVYAQKTKGTEYIVFPWDALEYERFKNHAL
- a CDS encoding DUF6659 family protein codes for the protein MASVEELEQTCQKIIQLDPLLRSARIINSRGHLVTGGMKKGMHSLESQKQDEMMFMELALRVRMRHEFDKEFGEVHFSMSYRDKVIVMSFPLANDDVLLVSSEKEANFSKYAFNILEIIEPLKKPVMGTF
- a CDS encoding poly(R)-hydroxyalkanoic acid synthase subunit PhaE, which encodes MESESQKDVTDYYKHLSLFWTDILHLMSSKPQALTSLGPMRAFASNSKKISTELIQINENLMEFNKYVTEYYKQLAETWNEAQKKVNLKAPDVPHDIEQIESFKRIWIDIFDNDFTELFDSEKFGVNYGKLVSKELELTKNWHNISNVILQAANLPSKEEIDEVYKEIHALKKRVTKLEIELKKKKPSNVEITKNEK
- the phaC gene encoding class III poly(R)-hydroxyalkanoic acid synthase subunit PhaC — its product is MKSESKFDPKIIEEMIKFSKHVIDAPKLVSAPDEISLEITPHDVVQEIDKTRLLHYKPLTDKQHKTPLLISYALINRYHILDIQPEKSWVRNLLMQGFDVYMLDWGSPTSMDKYLDFDDYVNGYLDSSVELIKDESSVEKISLQGYCTGATIATAYTALHPESVKNYIATAPVIDGWRDTTVISNLAKHMDVDKMVETIGNMPPEFMYYCFSVLKPFEQGIEKYVNFFKNIENKKFVDNFLRVEKWLGDTPPIPGALFRQWIKDIYQDNLLIQNKMFVGGSHIDLKKINMPIFTQVAVGDHLVSPECSMPLHYAVGSEDKTLKIYPTGHVGMIASSLSQNKVLPELGNWLAERS
- a CDS encoding AbrB/MazE/SpoVT family DNA-binding domain-containing protein; this encodes MSGNYNQFNPSEMFKDWIQKNGRAQAEFMKHFGMLMTNQNTQTFNPLETLREVSDNTRQVQSDMMKNMSSMQNKSMETMFQIGQMLPSFMNWGAYKTTVSSNGRISIPEAERNALGLGEGDLVQVIVLPIAKKSKNKEVKQ
- a CDS encoding alpha/beta hydrolase, with protein sequence MKENFIQVDGNKIRYLESGDSKHVLVLIHGLGASAERWNKVIPIFAKQYRVIVPDLIGYGYSDKPVADYTPDFFSSFLEKFFIALKITRPIIIGSSLGGQIAANYASIHPNEVEKLILVSPAGSMKQSTPALDAYIMAALYPNDESAKNVFELMESSGHEADTQIIQGFIERMKLPNAKLAFMSTVLGLKNSEVITTKLNSISCPTLIIWGSKDPVIPIQYADNFLSNIKDCRFFRMDNCGHTPYVQDPETFSSSVLEFLS
- a CDS encoding universal stress protein, translated to MIDEKIKKILVPLDGSKNSIRALEMAISIAKQFEATIIGAYSMNVQSRSEFRTTPTVSKEWKNEAKKILDNAKKIALQNNVDFKEKMMTGNIGYNLIKLAHDKKENFSLVVMGSRGRSAVKELFLGSVSNYVIHTSKIPVLIVK